CTCTCGGCGTACGGATACCGCTCGTTGAGGAAAAACGGCAGCGCCCCCGCCGGATGGTGCCGGCGGGGGCGCCCTTCCTGGCGTGCCCGGGGGTTGGTGCGGAACTGAGGGGGCATCACACGCCGCTTCGTCAGGCCCCTTCCGCTGCTTGCCCGGACAGCGGGCGCACGGGGCGGGCGCTCGGGCGCAGGCCCAGCGTCACCAGCGCCACAGCCACCGCGAGGAACCCGGAGAGCACCGCGAAACCGGTCACGCTGGAGCCGGTGACGTCGGTCAGCCAGCCGACCAGGTAGGGGCCGGCGAACCCGCCGAGATTTCCCAGGGCGTTGATCAGGCCCATGGCGACGGCCACCACCTCGAAGCGCAGCAACTGACCGGGGATCGCCCAGAACGGCCCGTACGGCGCATAGACCGCGGCGGCCGTCACACACAGCAGCAGCATCCGGGGCAGCGCGCCGTCCACGGCCTGTCCCAGCAGCAGTGCCGCGATGCCCACGACGAGCGGGACGGCCACCGCCTGCCGCCGTCTGCCGGTGCGGTCGGACCAGGCGGCGTTGGCGATCATCACGGCCAGGGCGATCGTGAACGGGATCGCGGTGAGCAGCCCGACCTCGGTCGGCGATCCGTCATGGGTCAGCTCCTTGATGACCGAGGGCAGCCACAGATTGAAGCCGTAGAAGCCGGTGATCCAGAAGAAGTAGACGCCGATGAGGACGAGGACCGACTTCTGCTTGACCGCATCCAGGTACGAGCCGCTGACCGCCGACGGTTTCGCGGCCTCGTCGGCGGCGATCGAGCGCTCCACATGGTCGGCCTCGGCGCGGGAGATCCACCGGGCCCGGTCGGGCCGGTCGGCGACGGCGAACCACCAGACCACCGCCCACAGCAGGGGCGGCACCCCCTGGAGCACCAGTACCCAGCGCCAGCTCGCATGGTCGAGCATCCATCCCGACAGCGGGGCCATGAGCACCGAGGAGAGCGGCAGACAGGCCATCCACAGCGCGTTGGCACGGGCCCGCTCTCGCAGCGGGAACCACGAGGCCAGCAGGATGAGCACGGCCGGCCAGACACCGCCCTCGAAGAAGCCGAGCACGAACCGGGCCACGTAGAACTGTGACTTGGTCTGGACGAGACCGGTCAGCGACGCGGCCAGCCCCCACGCCACCATGAGGAGGAGGACGGTCTTCCGGGCGCTCCAGCGCTGGGCGAGGATCGCGGCCGGGATCTGCAGGAAGACATAGCCGACGAAGAAGATGCCGCCGACCAGGCCCTTGTCGGCATTGGACAGCTCCAGGTCGCCGTGCATGTAGGGGAGGATGACGGAGACATTGTTCCGGTCGAGATACGCCAGCATGTACATGATCGCGGCGACCGGAATGACATACGCCCAGCGCTTGGCGGGGATCGCGTTCGGGGGCGACTGCGGGATCGGCTGCGGTCCGGTCTCCGTCACCGGCCGGCCGCCGTTCCGTACGCGGCCCGGATCCGGTCGGTGAAGCGGCTGAAACCGGCGGCGGCGCGGAAAGCCGCGGCCATCGTGCCGTGCGAGGCGCGGCCGCTGCCCGCGATGTCGAAGGCGGTGCCGTGGTCGACGGAGGTCCGCAGGATCGGCAGGCCCACGGTGACCGACACGGTGCCGTCGAAGTCGACGGTCTTGGCGGGGATATGGCCCTGGTCGTGGAAGTGCGACAGCACTCCGTCGAAGCGGCCTTCGAGGCCCTGGTGGAAGACCGAATCGGCGGGGATCGGCCCCACGACGCCGAGGCCCTCGGCGGCCGCCTTCTCGACCGCCGGACGCAGGACGGTGATCTCCTCGTCGCCGAAGTGGCCGCCCTCGCCGCCGTGCGGATTGATCGCGGCGACGGCGAGCCGGGGCTCGTCATGGCCGAAGACGCGCAGTGCGGTGGCGGCGTGACGGATGCTCGAGGCGACCCGCTCCTCGGTGATCTGGTCGAGCGCCTTGCGCAGGGCGAGATGGCGGGTGGTGAAGAAGATCTTGAGGCCGCGGACCACGAACATGGTGTCGAAGTGTGCGGCGCCGGTGAGTTCGCCGAGCATCTCGGTGTGGCCGAGGTGCTGCGAACCGGCCGCCCAGATGGCCTCCTTGTTGATCGGCGAGGTGACGATGCCGTCCACCTCACCGGCCAGCGCGGCGCGGGTCGCGGCCTCGATCGCGGCCACGGCGGAGCGGCCCGCCACCGCATCGACCGTGCCCCAGGGCAGGTCGGCGGGGGCGATCCCGAGGTCGAGCACATCGATGGTGCCCGGCTCGAACCGTGCCTCGCCGGGCGCGGCGACGGCGTGGACCTCGACGTCCAGGCCGCAGACGGCGACGGCGCGGCGCAGTACGGCGGCGTCGCCGACGGCGAGTCCGCGGGCGAGCGCGGCGGTCGCCGGGTCGGCGAGAGTGCGGGCGGTGATCTCGGGGCCGATCCCGACGGGATCGCCGAGGGTGACGGCCAGGAGCGGCAACGGGCCGTCGGCATCCGGCCGGTGCCGGTCCGTCCGAGGGCCGGTCGCGTGCTGAGGGTCGGTCATGGGGACCGCCTTTCGGGGTGCGGTGTTCATGTCGCGATCGAGGTGGGGCCGAGGGTGCGGCGGGTGCAGGCCGCGCGCAGGTGTTCCAAGCAGTCGCGGGCGGCGTCGGGGCCGCCTATCAGGCCGCCCTTCGTGGCGAAGAGCAGTCCGTCGTGGGGGCCGCCCACCAGGTGTCCGGCGATGGCGAGCGGGAGCACCTCGGTCTCGATGGCGAAGCCGTCGGCGCCCAGGGCGGAGGTGACCGCCGCGGCGACATCGCCGCCGGAGGCGTACAGCCCGCCGGGGCACAGCTCGGCGACCGCCCGGCGGGCGATCTCGGCGAGCGCGCGCAGGATGCGGGCCGCGGTGCCGGGATCGGGGACGGAAGCGGCTCCCGTCGGCTCGGGGGCTACCCGGACGCCGAGCACCGTGGCCCCCTCGGCCGCGGCCGCGCGCAGTGCCGCCAGCACCCGGCCGGGGTCCGGGGCGGCGGGGTCGAGGTCCGCCCAGCGGGCGCCGAGCGCGGTTTCCGTGCGGGCGAGCTGGGTGCGGGTGCGGTCGGTGACGCTGCCGACGACCGCCAGGACGGTGGCGGGTGCGCCGCCTTCGGGCCGCAGGCCCAGTTCGGCGGCGAGGGCGGCGCCGAACGGTCCGGAGTCCAGCGCGATCCAGCGGATGCGGTCCTCGGCGGCGAGGCGGGCCGCGGCCGCCGCGACCGTGCCCAGATGGGCGTTCTCGGTGGCGTCGCAGACCACGATGTCGGCCGGGCTCTCCCGCAATGCCGCGGCCACCGCGTCGGGGCCCCGCTCCACCACGTCCAGGGCCAGTTCGCCCGTGCTGCGTCCGCTCTGCGCGCCCAGCACGGCCGCGACCCGCGAATGCCGGACGGGGTCGAACGGGTCGTTGGCCACGGCCGTCCGGGTCAGCGGTACGCCGTCGACGAGATGCAGACCGCCCACCGTGCTCCGGCCGGCGTCGGGGAAGGCGGGGACGGCCAGGGTCCGGATCCGGGCCGCGGGCTCGCGGGCGGCGAGGACATCCGCCACCGCGTCGAGTTCACTTCCGGGATTGCCGCGCAGGGTGGTGTCGACGCGCTTGACGACCAGGGGCACCTCGCCCGCGGTCTCGGCGGCGGCCCGGACGGCCGC
This genomic stretch from Streptomyces nigrescens harbors:
- a CDS encoding MFS transporter — protein: MTETGPQPIPQSPPNAIPAKRWAYVIPVAAIMYMLAYLDRNNVSVILPYMHGDLELSNADKGLVGGIFFVGYVFLQIPAAILAQRWSARKTVLLLMVAWGLAASLTGLVQTKSQFYVARFVLGFFEGGVWPAVLILLASWFPLRERARANALWMACLPLSSVLMAPLSGWMLDHASWRWVLVLQGVPPLLWAVVWWFAVADRPDRARWISRAEADHVERSIAADEAAKPSAVSGSYLDAVKQKSVLVLIGVYFFWITGFYGFNLWLPSVIKELTHDGSPTEVGLLTAIPFTIALAVMIANAAWSDRTGRRRQAVAVPLVVGIAALLLGQAVDGALPRMLLLCVTAAAVYAPYGPFWAIPGQLLRFEVVAVAMGLINALGNLGGFAGPYLVGWLTDVTGSSVTGFAVLSGFLAVAVALVTLGLRPSARPVRPLSGQAAEGA
- a CDS encoding four-carbon acid sugar kinase family protein, translated to MAQVLVIGDDLTGSNATGALYARLGLRAVTVGDLAQVARYADRVDVLVVNTASRHWTPARAYAAVRAAAETAGEVPLVVKRVDTTLRGNPGSELDAVADVLAAREPAARIRTLAVPAFPDAGRSTVGGLHLVDGVPLTRTAVANDPFDPVRHSRVAAVLGAQSGRSTGELALDVVERGPDAVAAALRESPADIVVCDATENAHLGTVAAAAARLAAEDRIRWIALDSGPFGAALAAELGLRPEGGAPATVLAVVGSVTDRTRTQLARTETALGARWADLDPAAPDPGRVLAALRAAAAEGATVLGVRVAPEPTGAASVPDPGTAARILRALAEIARRAVAELCPGGLYASGGDVAAAVTSALGADGFAIETEVLPLAIAGHLVGGPHDGLLFATKGGLIGGPDAARDCLEHLRAACTRRTLGPTSIAT
- the pdxA gene encoding 4-hydroxythreonine-4-phosphate dehydrogenase PdxA, with protein sequence MTDPQHATGPRTDRHRPDADGPLPLLAVTLGDPVGIGPEITARTLADPATAALARGLAVGDAAVLRRAVAVCGLDVEVHAVAAPGEARFEPGTIDVLDLGIAPADLPWGTVDAVAGRSAVAAIEAATRAALAGEVDGIVTSPINKEAIWAAGSQHLGHTEMLGELTGAAHFDTMFVVRGLKIFFTTRHLALRKALDQITEERVASSIRHAATALRVFGHDEPRLAVAAINPHGGEGGHFGDEEITVLRPAVEKAAAEGLGVVGPIPADSVFHQGLEGRFDGVLSHFHDQGHIPAKTVDFDGTVSVTVGLPILRTSVDHGTAFDIAGSGRASHGTMAAAFRAAAGFSRFTDRIRAAYGTAAGR